A region of the Drosophila subobscura isolate 14011-0131.10 chromosome J, UCBerk_Dsub_1.0, whole genome shotgun sequence genome:
GCTCGTTTCGATAGCAGCCGTCACAATGTTTGACTTTTATGAAATAATTTACTTACAATTTGCACATGTCAATCAATGGGTACATTTGCCATACCATTTGCAGCGACTCCCATTGTGGCAgtcaggcagaagcagcggcaatTAGCGACCACTTTTGCCACCCATGAACGGGACATCACATCTCACtccccactgctgctgctctctgtctcaTCCCACAGTTGTTCCGCATTCTTCCAACTGTTATTAATGTGCATCTGTCGTTGAGCTTTGACTGGAACAAACTGCTGGAGCTACTCGTTGGAGCCAACTCCTGTgaataaatggcaaatggaagtCATTTGCATGGCGACTACCAATCAACTCTCATTAAAACTGGCATTGCAAATCTGTAAAAAGAGAACGAGAATGATGAGAATCTATGCACATAAGGGTAATACAAGTTTAAGTAGATATTGAGCATAAATTTAACCAAAGACTGACCTGTAAATGTGGGACCTTTGACCAGAGATGTCGTCGCAAGGCActgaaaatagaaaaaacataaataaaaaatatataaaaacatttttaatgcattaaaCTTAGCTTTTCATTCTCCTTTAAAGCTATGCAAGTTAATTTTTAAACTAATCACATCGCCtcgatttgtatttattttctgcaGAATACAAAATGTAAAGTAAATTCCTAATGGGAAATGTAATGAATTGCATCTCTCGCATCTCCCACGGATCACTGttcatacattcatacacCGCTTACACCAACGAAAAATAAACTCACATGAATATGCATTCGTAACTTCTGAGAATCGGCACAcgcaaaaacgaaaccaataaaatttgcattaaaaaacgaattgaaatcattaaaaactAATGGACTTGAATAATTAAACACTCACCTGCATTCAGTTGTAGTTGTTAATCAGAGTACACTTTTGGCACAGAGCAGAGTTTATTAAATCCctattcacacacacacacacacgagtttCGTGGCAGCACTGACGCGTCGCCGCGGCTTTTGGGGCAGCTGTGGCACGAAATTAAATGCAGTGCAGACAGAAAAACTGTATTAAGCGGTGTCCATTAAACACATGCATTAGGTtggcatttaaaaatacaattgcaCTCTTTCTAATAGTTCTAAATATCAACTTTAAGCTTGATATTTATGACAAGGTGGAAGCTGGGAAAGGTTTACATTCCAGTACCGCCCACATCGATCTGGCAACCTTAACAATCGCTAATTCAATTTTAGGCTTTtcatacaacaaaataataaaagagcttagtttgcatatttaattgaatttaattaagtgttttatttaattatctTTCTTAGCTACCAATTTACGTTGACAAACTTCCCAGCAAAAATATCGATAGCAACCAGTTATCGAACAGACCAAAGCAATAAGCTTAAGAAATTCAAGCCTGTAACTCCACTTGGTCCAATTGGATACTCTTAAATTCTAACTTGACCACAATTGGAATTGCCAATTCACAATGGAAATGTAAGCAAATGCAACCCTGCTTGGCAAGTTTATTTTCCTGACGTTTCCATCCCCACTTTTCAAgcgcttttcaatttgttgtgaaGTTTCCTTAAAATCAAAGCACTTagaaattgttttcctttaaagtttaaactgcaaaactaattaaaatgagTAATAATtcatctgctgcagcttcgGAGATTGAATGCGACTTTGATGGCGTGCTGATGCGCCCGTTTGACCCATGCGACCACGACCTGGATGCTAACTTTCGTCTAACACGTTTTGCCGATCTGAGCGAGCGCACCAAGAAGATGCCTAAAGACGTGCTCTCGAAGCTGATGTCGATTGAACTAAAGGTTAAAGGCCAGAAGGAAACAAAGCCAGAGCCTGAGccggagccgcagcagccaaagaacgCACTGGACATCAGCGCACGGGGCTCGGTTTTTACGAAGCCAACGACACTGTTTGGCGACCTGCAACTGGTGCAAGGCACCGACTTTGGCTACCCGATCATCGACGATCCCTACTTGATGGGCAAGATAGCGTGCGCCAATGTGCTGGGGGATGTATACGCCAAGGGCGTTGTGGCATGCGACAatatgctgatgctgctggccgtGAGCACACACATGACGGAGAAGGAACGCGACACCATACTGCCGATAATGATGCGTGGCTTCAAGGACTGCGCCATGAAGGCAGGTGTCAATGTTACTGGCGGCCAGAGCGTGGTCAATCGCTGGTGCATCGTTGGCGGCGTGGCTACGTCCGTCTGCAAGGAGATCGAGATCATTCAGCCGAACAAGGCTGTACCGGGCGATGTCCTGCTGTTGACCAAGCCTCTGGGCACACACGTGGCCCTGAATCTGCACAAGTGGATGACGGCTGATGGCGACAAATGGAAGTTCCTGAAGCACTCTTTCAGCGAGGAGGAAGTCGGTAAGGCCCACAGCATGGCTGTGAAATCAATGTGTCGCCTCAATCGCATCACCGCCCAACTGATGCATAAATATGGAGCACATGGGGCCATCGCCATAGCTGAACACGGTCTACTGGGCCATGCCGAGACTCTGGCCGCTTGCCAGCAAAACGATGTGGCATTATCCATCTGCAATATGCCGGTGATCAACAGAATGGCATCGGTGGCTACCCAATGCGGTGACAGCTTCCAGCTGATGCGTGGGCGTTGCCCCGAGCATTCCGGAGGTTTGCTTATCTGCATGGACCGCGAGGCGTCCATCGAGTTCTGCAAGGAGATGATCACAATGGAAGGACCCAGTGCTCGCTCCTGGATCATTGGGATTGTTGCAAAAGGCGACAAGACTGTCAATTTCTCAAAGCAACGCGTTATCGATGTCAACATATAAAAGAATCAACTAACAATAACCATTTAacttatttaaatgtaataaaaaatgGCACCAAAGACGGTTTATGTTTGGACTAAACAGTGGCCAGATTGAGCCCTATTTGAGGCCGCAGCTTAAAGCTGTTCAAATCCATTAAACCCAAATTGACAAACAACTTTAAAGCCGATTAATATGAGCGGTGCGCGGGGTGCGGTGCATAAACATTCACAGACACATTCGCTTATCTGTCGcacttctttttgtgttttattttcattatggAAATTTAACAGCAAATTAAACAACATTTCAATCAAGAGCCAAACGCTGGTTGTgtgtgcattaaatatttatgagtgcCCAACCCCATTACACGTAAATTTATCAGGAAAAGCTGTGAGCTGGCAAgtggggttgggttttggcTCTTAGGTCAGGTCATACAGGTCAAGGAAGGGCAGCAGGGGATGTGCGCATCATGCAGCCTGATGTGTGTGACAGGCGGCGGCGTTGACAGTtcttttgcctgctgctgctgctgcttgctgcacaTTCCATGTACACCGCTTGGCATGTGACGCATTTGCCACGGCGCTTCATTATGCAGGCATCCTCACAGCCCCAGTGTCTCTGGCTTTTCAACGAGCTTTCCTTTCTTCCTTGCGAACGCCTGCACATGCCATGGCCTCTTCCTGCCCTGCTGCAGTCTCGTGGCTCCCCTAACAATGCACCATTATATAATAATGgttgcacatacatatttacatatacgtttacatatttgtatgtaccgCATTGACCTCATCGCATGGCTGTGTCAAAATTGTTCGACAATCTCCCATGTACTTGAACTGTcaacctgtgtgtgtgcgtgtgtgggtgtttgtgtgcgtgtgggctGGATCCTGTTTGTTATTTCTTTGTCGTCGctttgcagttgctgtttttcCGCTCTTCACGTGTTTGCGGGTGGGCTTGGATTACATATCGAGCGGTTTTTGCAAATTCTGAGCATATTAATAATTGCATGTCACGTTCTCGATGGGatggcaaaagtttgtttgtgtttttttgtgtgttgctgtttaaACGGTGCTTGAGCTTTGAACTTGATGcacaatttttgcatatttaaaatttgtaaagACTCAAAGTACTCAAAGATGTTGCAGATCGCCAGAACCATTTGAAATAACGCAATAGAACAAGTAAGCACATACCACTCGCTcctgtttatatatttataaggTTAATTCCATATTGAAGGCAAAATAAACAGCAGAGCATCGGACCTCGTACTGCTTTTGGCAGTATAGCCAATTAGCCCGAAATTAATggataaacaaaataatgcgcgactctctctctctctctctctcgctctctgttggTCATCGGGAATTGTTTGGGCAACCTGCTCCGGTAAGTGCCTGAGCagagaaataaattaattccAGTCGCTGCCGGCACACCGcaggtggcagcggcagcggcaacggcagcccCCTTGCTGTGGGCCTGGGCTGGCCTGAGAGTgggttatgtgtgtgttttgtggggtCTCATAGTAGGCCCGGCCAGGCGCCAGGCTGCAGTTTTGGCCACCAGCCCcagaccaaaaacaaatggaaatagaactttaattaaaagcggTGGAAGCCAGCAGTTGGGGGGGGGAGGTTCTAACAGTCTAATAGAGAAAATAGTTCCTCACATATAGTAATATGCAGAAATACtaatacactgagagaaagcAAGGGGCAGTGCACTTAAATGGAGCTCTTTTCTCTGGGTGTTTGCCCAATGATTTCTCTTAGTGTTTTGTACACGATATGATTGTCTGTGCAGGGTAAACAGCGGGTGCCTCTCTGCTATTTAAAGTCTATTTGCAGTTGGCCTCGTTGGCACAGAGCATCTCCTGCAGTTGATGCTGAGGATGGCGCTTTAAGCTGTTCAACATTCAGATGAGATGATATGTCAGACTTTTGACTGGCCTTAGCACGCTCCAAATGCCCTGCAGTCTCTGACTGTGTTGTCAACCCGCAAACACTTGTCAGGCATTAAAGCAGGGCTCCCGCTTCCTGGCTAGAGCTGGCAAATCACAACGAGGATGTAAAATTACTTGCACTGCAAGCGCGCGTCGCTTGGCAAACATAATGGGAATGGCAGGTGAAAGGATATTTTCTGCTGCCAGTCGGCACAGCACTTTTACTTTAAGATTATGTCTCTGGCACTCAGCGCACTGGGTTTTGGGTCACatctggatctggatctggggGCGGCGTCCCTGCAATTTAATTAGTATAATAGTAAGACTTCCTCGGTAGCCCAGACCGAGTATCAGCAACAGACTGTGCTTGGATTCTATTAGGGAGaagataattaattataattatctgTCCTAAGTGCAGCCCCATTATACTCAACGCCCG
Encoded here:
- the LOC117893691 gene encoding inactive selenide, water dikinase-like protein, whose protein sequence is MSNNSSAAASEIECDFDGVLMRPFDPCDHDLDANFRLTRFADLSERTKKMPKDVLSKLMSIELKVKGQKETKPEPEPEPQQPKNALDISARGSVFTKPTTLFGDLQLVQGTDFGYPIIDDPYLMGKIACANVLGDVYAKGVVACDNMLMLLAVSTHMTEKERDTILPIMMRGFKDCAMKAGVNVTGGQSVVNRWCIVGGVATSVCKEIEIIQPNKAVPGDVLLLTKPLGTHVALNLHKWMTADGDKWKFLKHSFSEEEVGKAHSMAVKSMCRLNRITAQLMHKYGAHGAIAIAEHGLLGHAETLAACQQNDVALSICNMPVINRMASVATQCGDSFQLMRGRCPEHSGGLLICMDREASIEFCKEMITMEGPSARSWIIGIVAKGDKTVNFSKQRVIDVNI